Genomic segment of Clupea harengus unplaced genomic scaffold, Ch_v2.0.2, whole genome shotgun sequence:
AAGATGGATTGACTTCAGTGGGCCTCTGTAAGCAGCTGTGAAACGACAAATTAATTCTGTAATGAAACATTAGAAAGAATGGATTAGATCCACTGGAGCCTTTTGAGGAATATATCAGAGAGTCCTGGTGTTATTTGTCTTTAATGACTTGTTCTATTTCTTAAATTTAAATATACAGTTGTGGCCAAAAGTTTTGTGAATGACACAAATATAAATGTTCACAAAGTTAGCTGCTTCAGTGTCTTTAGATATTTTTGTCAGATGTTACTGTGGAAGACTGAAGTATGATTACAATAATGTAATAAGTGTCAAAGGCTTTTATCGACAATTACATGAAGTGGATGCAAAGAGTTAATATTTGCAGTGTTGACCCTTCTTTTTCAAGACCTCTGCAATCCGCCCTGGCATGCTGTAAATTTACTTCTGGGCCACATCCTGACTGATGGCAGCTCATTCTTGCATAATCAATGCTTGGAGTTTGTCAGAATTTGTGGATTTTTGTTTGTCCACCCGCCTCTTGAGGATTGACCACAAATTCTCAATGGGATTAAGGTCTGGGGAGTTTCCTCGCCATGGACACAAAATATCCATGTTTTGTTCCCAGAGGCACTTAGTTATCACTTTTGCCTTATGGCAAGGTGCTCTATCATGCCGGAAAAGGCATTGTTCATCATTGTTCCTGGATGGTTGGGAAAAGttgctctcggaggatgtgtTGGTACCATTCTTTATTCATGGCTGTGTTCTTAGGCAGAATTGTGAGTGAGCCCACTCCCTTGGCTGAGAAGCATAaggataaaataaaacagtGGGAGAAAGGCTATTGGAGGTGATTAACTGTCCTGTCAAGGTTTGCAGACTACAGTGACTGAACCCAATGTGTAAAGCTTGTTCGATTTTTACCTTATAATATGTGTATTTCTATTTGTgtctgagggggtggggggttgaagTATGGCATCAGATAGACTTCAATCTTCTTTGACACATTGAAAAAAACTTTCATGAGAAAATCCATTTAGTCAAGATTTAGGTTATGTAAAATAAATActcataattaaattaaatttgatCAGTAAATGAGGGAGGTCAGTTTTGTCCCACAACACAAGAGATGAATGTAGAGAAAGGGTTAACCAACTACACTACCGGTTCTAACAAGGAAACAGCTGCAGCACTGTCCAATCAGAAGCCTTTATGACTATCTGAGCCCCTCCCTCAGAAACTCCTCACGTAAAACGGGAAATGAACATGAGAGACATGTTGCGGTTCAGTTCCATGTGACACATCTCCTAACAGAGCATATGCTATATTTACGGGAAAGGATATACACATAGACAAGAAACAGTGGCTGTGAAGACTGGAATACTGTCTTGGAGTCTTGTGTCGTTTAATTTCAGTGCATTTTCTGGTTCAGGGTGACGTAAGTTTTCAGACAATTGAAAGTGAAAGCAAAGACTGTCAGGCATAACTGTAGAGCAACTGCAACTACCAGACAAATGGCATCCAAGTCCTTTTCAGAAGAGgatttctcctgtcctgtgtgctacAATATCTACAAGGATCCTGTTATTCTGACCTGTACTCACAGCATCTGTAACACCTGCCTGCAGAAGTTCTGGGAAACCAAAGGATCCAGggaatgtccagtctgcaggacaAGGTGCTCAAAGGAGGAGTATCCTCTCAACCTGGTTCTAAAGAACTTGTGTGAGACTTtccaacagagagaggaaaacagtcAGAGAGAACCATTCTGCAGTCTGCACCGTTCTGAACTCAAGCTTTTCTGTGAAGATGACAAAcagcttgtgtgtttggtgtgtcgagACTCAAAACTCCACAAGAATCACAACTTTAGTCCTATCGGGGAAGCAGCACTTGAGCGTAAGGTAAGATTAGTGGTCATCAATTTTTTTCATAATGTCAATAAATGTTGGACAACTATAACTATATGGATGTTCTTGGTAAACCTTCACCCTGAAACCCACCTCAGCAAATAGTTGTGTGGTTGCTGTAATGTTCATCCCAAACCATTAGGTATCATCATGTCCCTCTCCATGAGtctgtgccttttttttttttaaccttttttaCTGTACAAAACAGCTCTTACAATTATAGTTATTATATTGTCTTGAAGACTGTTGAAATCACATTGATCAATATATCAACATTAACTGAATAGATTGTTTCATTGTAACAATTTTAGACTGTGTTGGACTTTTGCACAATAATTGGTAATACCTAATTCAGAATATAGCTTGTTAAACAATTCATAATCActtaataatgtatttataaagaaaTGGTTTAACATTAACGATGGATATAAAACAATAGATAATtacataatatttataatagtGTTGCACGGTGTACCGGTACTAGAAAAGTACCGCGGTGCCCTTACGTTAAAAACGAtacgattttgcatatttttggtaccggtacttcattaaaaaagcacgcaatcagagcacactcactgttccgctccctgtcaggctgcctgcacgcattgactgcaagggcggggctgcccagctcacacatgcaaatacttcGGGTACGAAGCAGACACTAAAGGAAaacccatcgacacacacagacccttcaaatccactcaggcaaagggagggaacacgtcgaatatggctaagcacctatcagacagacaccccgaacttttcagaaagttcaaagaacgacaggttagcaaacgtgattataaacatgaacacccccaagctcaCCCATTTACAGCCTACCACGAGTAGCCTAGTTTAGCTAGGGTGGCCAGACGTCCTCTTTCACCCGGACacatttaggtctcgaaaaagaggacgtctgctttgactgtgttaggaaagttgttgacttgctagtttgtcataaacaaagtaagcaaatttaacAGGTTTCGCTCaatttagccgctagcaagacatctcgttagcgatgttagcaagcttgttataacaggcttggacattgatgctagtattacgtttttttcacccctgatgctagtattaagtgctctttgtaatgttattgtggtAGCCATGTTGGCTAGGTTGCCAAagactttcctaacacagtcaaacatcaagcaagtggctTCATCTGGCAAAAGAACTGTCCAGAAAATGAGACAATGCACATTATCGTCATGActattatcatttttttgttagaaCATGTTCAGTTGCTAACAAGaccatcacaaaatacatttcagttaatttatagagttagtgtttctgttagtgtgaaaatagtttgtaaagtgtgtaaatagTTCAGTTGTAATAAGTGCATAAACAATTGCAATAGTTGCAAGTTGCAAcaagtgtgaatattcataattcaaaataattctaccagacagacaggctgtctcATTGTTCACCATAGTGTAATGGCATGTGTGTAAAGGTATGTGGTggcatgtttttcattgttgtttttcaataaagggGAGAAATTGCCCTTTAATTATGTGTCTAGCTTTAATGTACCCAACCCACATAgctttaggttttttttccacctcaaacacacatctgtaaaaTTATGTAATTCATACTTATGGAAATAACTATGTAGTCATATAGTCAGATACGGACAATAGGTCTACATAgccgtgtataatcaatgctatgatgtcaccatgtagttttcattaatatcCTGCTGtgggctaatactaatatgaatgccatttgttaagtgttcaaaaagctgggcaggaacaagctggtaaaaaagggaaccttacagatgttttgtttattactatcatagataaatataccagtatcgtatcgtatttgtggtatcgtatcgtAAGTATCGGGTATCGTGATATTTTGGCAGGTGTAGTATCAAAGTCATAATTTTGGTATTGTGACAACCCTAATTTATAATGAAATTATTGTTACTGTGCTGGCTTAAAGGACAATATGACAGTAAGCAACTTTCATTATTGGTATAAATGTGACATCTGATATTCCCATAATTTTTAAATGATACGGCACACAGAAGGCTGGCAAAGAACACATGTACAAGTCATATTACAATTTAAGGCCAACATGTTATGCTTCACATTTAACAAAGAGCTTTTATTATTAAGAACAAAGCAAAACAGTTTAATGAATTATTTTGATTCTCTTGACATGAAGTCTTGAAACATTATGTTTAATAAAAtcttaaaaatgtatatatatactgtatatgtatatgtctgtgttataaatgtattcatcaTCAAAGCACTATTAACACTGCAGTGAGCAGATACTTGTAATGTATCACAATCAGCTACCAAGCCTAAAATGCTTATAATTAGTGAACTAAATCTAGCATCCAGATATATAGAGAAATGTTGACAGTCAATACCTTAATAATGTGTTAATTCATACTAGGAAGAACTGAAGATCAAACTGGAGCCCTTACAGAAGAAGCTGGACAACTTTAAACAAGTTAAAACAACCAGTGATGAAACTGCCCAATGCATAAGAGTAAGAGTTATGGattgtttcttttaaaacaacacTACATGTAACAGAAACTAATATCATATATAAACTAAGACACCATTGTGTGATGACATGTGGTATTACAGGTCCAggcccaacacacagagagaaagatcaaggaggagtttaagaaccttcaccagtttctacgagatgaagaggcagccaggttagctgcactgagggaggaagaggagcagaagagtcagttgatgaaggagaagattgagaagatgaacagagagatctcatctctttcagactcAATCATAGCCATAGAGGGGGagatgggagctgatgacatcacattcctgcaggtaGGGCCCATGCTTTATCTTTGTTAGTGAACCTCTGACACCAACATCTGATTATGGAGTCTACAGAGTAAACCTCATGCTTATGATGAGATGAAGAAGGGAAAGATCCAAACTTGcactactaacacacatatgtacacacacgtacacacacgcgcacgcaaaACTGTTGGTAGACCTGGATCCTCCGTTGTATGATTTCATTCAGGAACTTGAGTAAAcagtcagcctctcctccaatcaatctGTAACTTTAGCCTGATGTCACCTTTACTACGCCCCCTGAACTAGTGGACAGTTTTACATGCATTACTagccatttccctcttctaacctGGCATCAtaatcacacagattacacatacattgctcttaacatagccacacacacgaggagaagACTTCGTGCTTCACATAGACTCGTCCTTTGTtcatatcacatgtatgttcacaGACGTGGAaataaggaacacacacacattctatttgGCACACACCCAACAGTGCACACCCAagcacactctttcacacacacaccctctctttcacacacacacacacacacacacacacacacacacacacacacacacacacacacacaaacacacacacacacacagacacacatccacacacacacacacacacacacacacacacaccccttaagTTGTTAGTCAAATACATTTAGTTAGATTGAATATTGGTTGTTTTATTTCTAATaattttgtgcacacacacacatacacacacacaggctatctaCACGTGagcaaatcatttttattttaggaCTGACTTTAGATGTGGAGCAATGATGCCTAACCCATCTCCCTCTTtaatttcacagaactacaagagcacagtggagaggtgagtgatctgtctcctgtctctctgttctctgcggttctgaacccaaacccacagcagcactgactcctgaatgtttttccagagcccagtgcacactgcaggatccactGAAGAATCTAaagagggtttcaggagctttgatcaatgtggcaaaacacctgggcaacctgaagttcagagtctgggagaagatgaagaagattgTTAAATACAGTGAGTTCTGTTGCgcattatcacacacaaacacacacacacacacacacacacacacacacacacacacacacacctcctcatttCTGCccagtgttctcctcctctctgcctcctcaccaTCACGTCTCTGTGGGCTCCACATGAATCTGCTCTCTAAGGTTTAGTGACGCCACAGACATTCTGAGCTGCAGGCTGATTGTTCAACACAGTAAGTTCTGTTGCgcattttcacacacaaacacaaacacacacacctctacctaggAGTGAGTCAGTTCTATGTGAGAGATGTGAGGGCATATGCAGACACCTGCAGACAGGAAGGCTTTGCTGCTCACACTggccatttgaatgctaataAACCTGGTGTCAAAGGCAGAATACAGAgcatacaatacaataatgtAAGTAATATAAAGCACTTTAGTTCAAAGGTGATACAAACAGGACAACAGCAGTATTTGGTTTTATCAGTGTGCTTCAATTTCGTATTGAATTCTGATGATAATCACAACCATCCTCATCATTCTCATCATCAGTACCTCAACTAGATTATcatgtgttctttctctctctctctctctctctctctctctctctctctcctctctctctctctctctctctctctgtagctcctgtgactctggatcccaacactgcataCCCACaactcatcctgtctgaggatctgaccagtgtgagataCAGTAATGTaacacagcagcttcctgataacccagagagatttgatgagtATACCTGTGttctgggctctgagggctttaactcagggacacactgctgggatgtggaggttggagacAGTGATTTCTGGTTCCTGGGAGTGAAGACAGAGTCTagtcagaggaagggagggagtgtCCTCAGTGGAGTCTGGCGTGTGTGGCATATTAATGGTGCATATGGAGCACTCGCTCCATCCCACCCAGAGACTCTCCTCACAATGAAGCAGAaaccccagaggatcagagtgcagctggactgtggcagaggaaagctgtcattttctgaccctgataataacacacacctgcacactttcacacacactttcactgagagagtcttTCCATTCTTTATCACTAGGTCATCTCTGAGGATCTTACCAGTGAAGGCTGCAGTAACAGTAGAGTAGCTCAGTTAAAGTTCAGACACCTGCTACAGTTCATCTCCTGCAGTAGGGAAACACTTAACACTGGTGATTTGTTTTGGCATCACACAATTATATTTCATAGTTATTGAATTTCCATAGGGATAATCTAACGATTATCTGATGATTGAATGTGGAGGAGATGGGACTGGAATTTCTTATTGTTTTTTAGGCTTTTCATGAAATTACTAGCTTTCAGAAACTCTACTCTTTTGCCTAATAAccggaatcagaatcagaatcaggttttattggccaagtaagtttgcacaaacaaggaatttgacttggtaaagtggctttcaatgtgcttacacaaaatatacattacaacacaatacaaaacaagcagtgcaacagtgcaacggtctaagaagtttaagaaatatatacaaggcggaatggctatatacagtagctgtgaaatgttacacaacaatagtgcaaagaagaagtggagagtgcaagaagtgcagcgataaatatatatgctatatatgctacagtgggttagctgttcagtagtgagacggcgagggggaaaaaactgtttttgtgtctggaggttttggcaaacagtgATCTgaagcgtctaccagaggggaggagtttgaatagtttgtgtccggggtgtgaggggtctgcagtgatttttcctgcccgtttcctgactctggaggtgtacaggtcttggatggtgggcaggttggcactgatgatcttttctgcagacctgactgtccgttggagtctgttcttatccagtttggtggccgatccaaaccagacagtgattgaagtgcacagaacagactctatgactgcggtgtagaacatgatcagcagttcctgaggcaggttgtacttcctaagctggtgcaggaagtacatcctctgctgggccttcttgatgattgtgttgatgttgggttcccacttcaggttccgggagattgtggatcccagaaacctgaaggattccacagccaacacagtactgttgtgtatgatgagggggggcagtgctggggatAACCAGATATCTTCATGCCTAAACTGCTGTGGAGATGAGTTTAAAATGATGATTGGATCCAATATTAtatttcagataaaaaaaaggatTAGATGAGCATCCTGTCCTCATtaaataaattcataatttaCGTCATGTCATTTATATCTGTAATTTAGAATATTCCGTAACTGTCTAATGAAAGCTGGTGACATAGGCATCGCCCTCTATACACACGCACCATCTCCCAGTTTCTGATTACTGACTCCacccacatcatcacacacctgaaagcCATTATGGACTCAGTAAGTCACTGAATAAGTACCTGTGTCACCTGTTATGATACCACTATTCAAGTCTACTTCCTGGCTGAGCATCACTGGTAGTAGGACCTACTAGGCTCCATCGGGATCTATCTACCTACTAGTGAGATTCATCTcaaagcggtgtgtgtgtttgtccatgttaTGTCCATGCTATGAAGTTATCTGTCTTTCATAATTCATGGACACATTCAGGTCCATGTTCCTGCTTAAATTGTTCAGTTGTTTGAATTGTTCAGTGCGCTTATAATTGACCAAATCAGAACCCCTGCCTTTGCAGGATTTGGATTTCTTGTATTGGAGTGCCCTCTTGTGGACAAGAGAGGTAACTCTTTGAAAGAACAAAATGGCTGAGAAAGGTCCCTATATGACTCTGTGAGATAACTTCTTTCCTCCTGAAAGAGTAGTGAAGGgctcctgtgtttgttgttttccaggaCTCTGTGAGATAACTTCTTTCCTCCTGAAAGAGTAGTGAAGGgctcctgtgtttgttgttttccaggaCTCTGTGAGATAAATTCTTTCCTCCTGAAAGAGTAGTGAAGGgctcctgtgtttgttgttttccaggaCTCTGTGAGATAAATTCTTTCCTCCTGAAAGAGTAGTGAAGGgctcctgtgtttgttgttttccaggaCTCTGTGAGATAAATTCTTTCCTCCTGAAAGAGTAGTGAAGGgctcctgtgtttgttgttttccaggaCTCTGTGAGATAACTTCTTTCCTCCTGAAAGAGTAGTGAAGGgctcctgtgtttgttgttttccaggaCTCTGTGAGATAACTTCTTTCCTCCTGAAAGAGTAGTGAAGGgctcctgtgtttgttgttttccaggaCTCTGTGAGATAACTTCTTTCCTCCTGAAAGAGTAGTGAAGGgctcctgtgtttgttgttcTCTAGGACTCTGTGAGATAACCTCTTTCCTCCTGAAAgcactatttttactatttcagaagggttttattacttttattacttttactccttttattccttttataccttttataccttgtatcatgtattgctcttgctgcttgcttttattgattttatgtaaagcactttgaactgcaactcttgtacgaaatgtgctatataaataaagtcttacttacttacttacttactattTTTATTAGATTTTTAATGGAATGGAAATTAATTCATAACCTAAACTTATTTTTGTAttagattgttttgtttttatacgtGCTATATTTGAACCCTGATGTTAATTCTGATTAAGTATATATCTTAGCATTTTGTCCTCTGTATTAGTTTTAGCCCACTAATTGCTCTTATATGTTTCACCTAATTGATTGCATTATGTCTTTTATAGTGCGTATAAATCATCATCATACTATTTTAATGCAATGTATCTTGTTGAGTTGTCTGTTTAGCTTGTTTTGTAAAACATAATCCTAAAtcgaatcaaatcaaatcaaatcaaatacactTCTTTGCAGTGAGAACtaagaaaaatacaaaatactccTGAATTGTAGAAGAATCAGCTAATTGTAGCCTCCTCAGTAAAGCTGGCTAGGCTAAGGGCAGATGTGGCCGTGTGCACGCTAAGGCTAATg
This window contains:
- the LOC122132317 gene encoding zinc-binding protein A33-like, which encodes TLQDPLKNLKRVSGALINVAKHLGNLKFRVWEKMKKIVKYTPVTLDPNTAYPQLILSEDLTSVRYSNVTQQLPDNPERFDEYTCVLGSEGFNSGTHCWDVEVGDSDFWFLGVKTESSQRKGGSVLSGVWRVWHINGAYGALAPSHPETLLTMKQKPQRIRVQLDCGRGKLSFSDPDNNTHLHTFTHTFTERVFPFFITRSSLRILPVKAAVTVE